CTGGAGACACTGGCGTCAACGGCAACGCGAATCTCAGTCAGATTTGGCGCGTCCGCGCTCAGGCCGGTCCCACCGGCGGCGCCGCCAATGGATGGTCAAGCCTCGCACCGATCGGCACTCAGGGGGCCGTATTCTCCGCGAGCACCGTCGGCGTCAAGGGTCCGATCAACGTCGGCTTCGATTGGTATGCGACCAATCAGGGCGAGGCCAATCTGCAACTGAGATACACTGATAACGGCATCACTTTTACTAACCTGCCGATCACCCTGAACGCGTCCGACGCCGGTCTGGCCGCGTTGAACAACGTTACTTCGCCCAACACGGTGATCGGATCGTATGTCAGCATAACAGGCGGCGCGGGGCAGGGCTGGTTCCCCGGCTTAGCCGCGACGATCAACGACCCTCTAGCGGCAGGCAATCCGAACTTCGCGATTGAAATGGTGAACGCATCCACCGGCGCGGACAATATCAGCGCCAAAGGAACGCCCCTGAATAACAACTCCGGCAACTGGCGATTCGACAACGTCACG
The Pirellulales bacterium DNA segment above includes these coding regions:
- a CDS encoding PEP-CTERM sorting domain-containing protein — encoded protein: MRFTTCLGLVVIASALMIAPAYGGTITQWTFENQPVTGAPPYNNSPTPSTGVGTASSIGMDIYPTPQVGVTSDDILQGATGDTGVNGNANLSQIWRVRAQAGPTGGAANGWSSLAPIGTQGAVFSASTVGVKGPINVGFDWYATNQGEANLQLRYTDNGITFTNLPITLNASDAGLAALNNVTSPNTVIGSYVSITGGAGQGWFPGLAATINDPLAAGNPNFAIEMVNASTGADNISAKGTPLNNNSGNWRFDNVTISAAVPEPSTIALAALSLVGLSVSFLKRRS